A genomic region of Azoarcus sp. KH32C contains the following coding sequences:
- a CDS encoding phasin family protein yields MQTITPEQTRAAKTYTNALMALSQVAFSGVERLAALNLELARTALEDGLAASNSLMHIKDVSELENLQSSISRPATEQCAAYFRSVQEIAADSQQQISKLLTSYFQTVGFDATARAGSNAGFDMFSKFVEQTNSMFEANAKAVGDATKMMAPASHPKKAA; encoded by the coding sequence ATGCAAACCATTACCCCCGAACAAACCCGCGCCGCCAAGACCTACACCAACGCTTTGATGGCTCTGTCGCAAGTCGCTTTTTCCGGCGTCGAACGACTGGCTGCACTGAACCTTGAATTGGCCCGCACTGCGCTTGAGGACGGCCTCGCCGCCTCGAACAGTCTGATGCACATCAAGGACGTCAGCGAACTCGAGAACCTGCAAAGTTCCATCAGCAGGCCTGCAACGGAGCAGTGCGCGGCCTACTTTCGCAGCGTGCAGGAGATCGCTGCCGATTCGCAGCAACAAATCTCCAAGCTCCTGACTTCGTACTTCCAGACAGTCGGTTTTGACGCGACTGCCAGAGCAGGCTCGAACGCCGGGTTCGACATGTTTTCCAAGTTCGTCGAGCAGACAAACAGCATGTTCGAAGCCAACGCCAAGGCGGTCGGCGACGCAACCAAGATGATGGCCCCGGCGTCGCACCCGAAGAAAGCTGCGTAA
- a CDS encoding GH36-type glycosyl hydrolase domain-containing protein, with product MNAGTKLSAYIQQFKPRVSGRAWPRISPDEEPPLRSELFSADQMELHGKALAASHRLAPGRAPDQLLGRLAANETALVEVCKLLTAAVTENRRITPAGDWLLDNFYLIEEQISTAKRHLPKGYSRELPRLRLNDGASGASAGRPRVYDIALEAVAHGDGRVDTESLSRFVAAYQSVTVLKLGELWAVPIMLRLALIENLRRVGVRIAAGWAERNLADSWADQMTEAAENDPKSLILVIADMARSDPPMVSAFVAELARRLQGRGPALALPLTWIEQRLSESGLTIEQMVQSENQQQAADQVSISNSIGSLRVLGAMDWREFVERMSVVERTLQQDPAGVYDRMDFATRDRYRHATEAIARKGRLTEGEVARKAVELAQAGVDRAAHVGYYLIDRGLPALELAAEVRHSTPEFLCRTAGRVPLFTYLGAIVLITLILTGCLLTKALDAGTSARALLPIAFVALLAVSQLAVALVNWLATLLVAPHPLPKMDFSEGIPSQARTLVVVPTMLTSAQNVEDLVEALEVRFLANRDASLHFGLLTDFLDAQQESLPEDGPLTELARTRIEELNEKYGRGEGWIRGDIFFLFHRPRRWNPQERVWMGHERKRGKLADLNALLRGSGRDDAGGRFSLIVGDAAILSGVKYVITLDTDTQLPRDTARQLVGALAHPLNRARYDRDKGRVCEGYGILQPRVSVSLPGTNRSRYARLYGGEPGIDPYTRAVSDVYQDLFGEGSFIGKGIYDVDAFEQALDGCFPENRILSHDLLEGCYARAGLLSDVQVYEDYPARYSADVSRRHRWIRGDWQLAGWLLRRVPGEGACRQANPLSMLSQWKLIDNLRRSLVPTALTLLLLCGWTLMSPAWWWTLAVIGILLIPSLCAATVELLRKPDEVLLRQHLAAVANSAARRLMQVGFELACLPYEAFFSLDAIVRTAWRVLVGHRRLLEWRPSSEVDRELAGRARSEAAASWRSMWVGPVIAAVTGVYLAVVEPMVLVVAGPILLLWFASPGIAWWISRPLARRRAALTADQTLFLRTVARRTWAFFDTFVGADDHWLPPDNYQEYRVAAVAHRTSPTNIGMALLANLTAYDFGYIPAGQLIERTMNTLRTMEALERHRGHFYNWYDTQTLHPLPPLYVSTVDSGNLAGHLLTLRAGLLGLADEPVLPGQLFDGLSDTLRVFADVADKTDKVAAGPLAEFRSALESLSTAPPDTLAAAQSSLMRLATGATELAARIVVSFDVGDGPTPERGAKGAEAQGWAQALARQCHDALDELGFLAPWLRLPAAPDGLEEHVAEPVGLMGIPTLRALATAGSTRAQDRIAAIERLALQCGELAQMDYEFLFDKTRHLLTIGYNVQERRLDSSYYDLLASEARLCSFVAIAQGQVAQESWFALGRLLAAAGGEPVLLSWSGSMFEYLMPLLVMPSYDNTLLDQTCKAAVARQIEYGVQRGVPWGISESGYNTVDMHLNYQYRAFGVPGLGLKRGLADDLVIAPYASVLALMVAPEEACLNLQRLAGEGFLGKFGFFEAIDYTPSRQRRGQSHVVVRSFMAHHQGMSLLALAYLLLDRPMQRRFESDRLFQAIMLLLQERIPKATALFAHTAQLSDVRATSGAAETQIRVFNTPHTPIPEVQLLSNGRYHVMVTNAGGGYSRWKDLAVTRWREDGTCDNRGTFCYVREVTGGAGGEFWSAAYQPTLKRPATYEAIFSEGRAEFRRRDAVEGGDGDFETYTEIVVSPEDDIELRRVRITNRSGLRREIEVTSYAEVVIAPPAAEALHPAFSNLFVQTEILRERGAILCTRRPRSAGEQVPWMLHLMAVHGVHVGEASYETDRLRFIGRTRSTADPLAMGEPGPLSGTDGSVLDPIVAIRHRIALDPEQSVTIDIVSGISDTRDSAVSLLGKYQDRHLADRVFDLTWTHSQVVLRQLNASEADSQLHARLASSVIHANASLRADPAVLIKNRRGQSGLWGYAISGDLPIVLLQIGDSANIDLVRQLVQAHAYWRLKGLAVDLVIWNEEHSGYRQRLQDQIMGLIASGIEASVIDRPGGIFVRPAEQMSGEDRILLQSVARAIISDGRGTLVEQLDRLPLKEPRPPRLVPSRAQRTEDSSAAAPPRRDLILFNGLGGFTPDGREYVITLAPGEVTPAPWVNVLANPHFGTIVSESGAAYTWSENAHEFRVTPWHNDPVSDLGGEALYLRDEETGQFWSPTPLPAGAESSYVVRHGFGYSVFETRSAGIWSELRVFVALDASVKFSVLKVRNESGRLRRLSVTGYVEWVLGDLGAKSAMHVSTEIDPRSGALYARNPYSMEFADRVAFFDVDDPTRNLSGDRTEFLGRNGTLRNPAAMSRSRLSGKVGAALDPCGAIQVSFELTDGQERDIVFRLGAGRNVEDAGKLVQRFRGSLAARGALEAVQRHWKHTLGAVQVETPDPSVNVLTNGWLVYQTLACRVWARSGYYQSGGAFGFRDQLQDVMALIHAEPALVRAHLLLCASRQFQEGDVQHWWHPPAGRGVRTRCSDDYLWLPLAVCRYVTGTGDVAVLDEVVHFLEGRPVNPEDDSYYDLPGRSVDVDSLYQHCVRAIRHGLRFGEHGLPLIGAGDWNDGMNLVGIKGKGESVWLGFFLCEVLRQFVGVARAYGDASFADLCVEEGAQLRRNIEQHAWDGQWYRRAWFDDGTPLGSAGNVECRIDSISQSWSVLSGADAEARSRMAMKAVDDHLVRRDYALVQLLDPPFDKSNLDPGYIRGYVPGVRENGGQYTHGAIWAAMAFAALGDGAHAWELLTMINPVNHALSPEDVATYKTEPYVVSADVYALAPHIGRGGWSWYTGSAGWMYRLIVESLLGLRLAAGDTLHLAPCLPADWHAYKIHYRYRDTVYHITVSQTRVGEAGESGVIRITVDGVERAEKAIPLVDDQREHLVEVSVQAT from the coding sequence TTGAACGCTGGCACGAAGCTCTCCGCATACATACAGCAGTTCAAGCCGCGGGTCAGCGGACGCGCGTGGCCACGGATCTCGCCCGACGAGGAGCCGCCGCTACGCTCGGAGTTGTTCAGCGCCGACCAGATGGAGCTGCATGGCAAGGCGCTCGCCGCGTCGCACCGGCTGGCGCCGGGACGCGCGCCGGACCAGCTCCTCGGGCGGCTGGCAGCGAACGAGACCGCCCTGGTGGAGGTATGCAAACTCCTGACCGCGGCGGTGACGGAGAACCGCCGGATTACGCCGGCCGGGGATTGGCTGCTCGACAATTTCTATCTCATCGAAGAGCAGATCAGCACGGCAAAGAGGCACCTCCCCAAAGGCTACAGCCGGGAGCTGCCGCGCCTGCGCCTGAATGACGGCGCATCGGGGGCGTCAGCCGGACGTCCGCGTGTCTATGACATTGCGCTGGAGGCGGTGGCGCATGGCGATGGTCGCGTGGACACCGAAAGTCTCAGCCGCTTCGTCGCGGCCTACCAGAGTGTTACTGTCCTCAAGCTAGGCGAATTGTGGGCTGTGCCGATCATGTTGCGGCTGGCATTGATCGAGAATCTGCGTCGGGTCGGCGTGCGCATCGCGGCCGGGTGGGCGGAGCGAAACCTGGCCGATTCGTGGGCGGACCAGATGACGGAGGCCGCCGAGAATGATCCGAAGAGTCTGATTCTGGTGATCGCGGACATGGCGCGCTCCGATCCGCCGATGGTCAGCGCGTTCGTCGCCGAACTCGCGCGCCGCTTGCAGGGACGGGGGCCCGCGCTGGCCCTGCCGCTGACTTGGATCGAGCAGCGACTCTCCGAATCCGGCCTGACGATCGAACAGATGGTGCAGTCGGAGAACCAGCAACAGGCGGCCGATCAGGTTTCCATCAGCAACAGCATCGGCAGTCTCCGCGTTTTGGGCGCGATGGACTGGCGCGAGTTTGTCGAGCGCATGAGCGTCGTCGAGCGGACCCTGCAGCAGGACCCGGCCGGGGTCTATGACAGGATGGACTTTGCGACCCGCGACCGCTACCGTCATGCAACGGAAGCGATCGCGCGGAAGGGTCGCCTGACGGAGGGCGAGGTGGCCCGCAAGGCGGTCGAATTGGCTCAGGCCGGCGTCGACCGGGCCGCGCACGTCGGCTACTACCTTATCGACCGCGGCCTGCCTGCGCTCGAGCTGGCGGCGGAAGTCCGCCATTCCACCCCCGAGTTCTTGTGCCGCACGGCAGGCCGCGTTCCGCTGTTCACGTATCTGGGCGCGATCGTGCTGATCACCTTGATCCTCACCGGGTGCCTGCTGACGAAGGCGCTTGATGCCGGAACATCCGCCCGGGCGCTGCTGCCGATTGCCTTCGTGGCATTGCTGGCGGTGAGCCAGTTGGCCGTGGCGCTGGTGAACTGGCTGGCAACGCTGCTGGTGGCGCCGCATCCGCTGCCCAAAATGGACTTCTCCGAGGGGATCCCGTCGCAAGCACGCACGCTGGTGGTGGTTCCGACCATGCTTACCAGTGCGCAAAACGTCGAGGATCTGGTCGAGGCGCTGGAAGTCAGGTTTCTCGCCAATCGCGATGCAAGCCTGCACTTCGGTCTGTTGACCGATTTCCTGGACGCGCAGCAGGAATCGCTTCCCGAGGACGGGCCATTGACGGAGTTGGCCCGGACGCGGATTGAAGAGCTGAACGAGAAGTACGGCAGGGGCGAGGGCTGGATCCGGGGTGACATTTTCTTCCTCTTCCACCGGCCGCGGCGATGGAATCCGCAGGAACGGGTCTGGATGGGGCATGAGCGCAAGCGCGGCAAGCTCGCCGACCTGAACGCGCTGCTGCGGGGAAGTGGGCGCGATGACGCCGGGGGCCGTTTTTCCCTCATCGTCGGGGATGCCGCGATCCTGTCCGGCGTGAAGTACGTCATCACGCTGGATACGGATACGCAGTTGCCGCGCGATACGGCGCGACAGCTGGTCGGCGCGTTGGCTCATCCGCTGAATCGTGCGCGCTATGACCGGGACAAGGGCCGCGTGTGCGAAGGCTACGGCATTCTCCAGCCACGCGTGTCGGTGAGCCTGCCGGGGACGAACCGCTCGCGCTATGCGCGACTGTACGGTGGGGAGCCGGGCATCGACCCGTACACGCGTGCGGTGTCGGATGTCTATCAGGACCTGTTCGGCGAAGGGTCGTTCATCGGCAAGGGGATCTACGACGTCGACGCGTTCGAACAGGCTCTCGATGGGTGCTTTCCGGAAAATCGCATCCTCAGCCACGATCTTCTCGAAGGCTGCTATGCACGCGCCGGCCTGTTGAGCGATGTGCAGGTGTACGAGGACTATCCCGCCCGCTATAGCGCCGATGTGAGTCGGCGCCATCGCTGGATCCGGGGCGACTGGCAGCTGGCGGGATGGTTGCTGCGGCGCGTTCCGGGGGAGGGGGCCTGCCGGCAGGCGAACCCCCTGTCGATGTTGTCGCAGTGGAAACTGATCGACAACCTGCGCCGAAGTCTCGTCCCGACAGCGCTGACGCTGCTGTTGCTGTGCGGATGGACACTCATGTCGCCGGCGTGGTGGTGGACTCTGGCGGTGATCGGCATCCTGCTGATTCCTTCCTTGTGCGCAGCCACTGTTGAGCTGTTGCGCAAGCCCGATGAGGTGCTGTTGCGCCAGCACCTCGCAGCGGTCGCGAACTCGGCCGCACGGCGCTTGATGCAGGTGGGGTTCGAGCTGGCCTGCCTGCCGTACGAGGCGTTCTTCAGCCTTGATGCGATCGTGCGCACGGCCTGGCGGGTGCTCGTCGGTCACAGACGGCTGCTCGAATGGAGGCCGTCGAGCGAAGTCGATCGCGAGTTGGCCGGACGTGCCCGCAGTGAGGCTGCGGCGTCTTGGCGGTCGATGTGGGTGGGTCCCGTCATTGCCGCGGTGACGGGGGTCTATCTGGCAGTTGTAGAGCCGATGGTGCTGGTGGTCGCGGGGCCGATTCTGCTCTTGTGGTTCGCGTCGCCCGGTATCGCGTGGTGGATCAGTCGCCCGCTGGCGCGTCGCAGGGCGGCGCTGACGGCTGACCAGACCCTGTTCCTGCGCACCGTGGCGCGCCGCACCTGGGCCTTCTTCGACACCTTCGTCGGTGCGGACGATCACTGGCTGCCCCCCGACAACTATCAGGAGTATCGCGTTGCCGCGGTCGCGCATCGCACCTCGCCGACGAATATCGGGATGGCCTTGCTGGCGAATCTGACCGCGTACGACTTCGGCTACATCCCGGCCGGACAACTGATCGAGCGTACGATGAATACGCTGCGCACGATGGAGGCGCTGGAGCGGCACCGGGGGCATTTCTACAACTGGTACGACACGCAGACGCTCCACCCATTGCCGCCGCTGTATGTGTCGACAGTGGATAGCGGCAACCTCGCGGGTCACCTTCTGACCTTGCGCGCGGGGCTGCTCGGGTTGGCCGACGAGCCGGTATTGCCGGGGCAATTGTTCGATGGTCTGAGCGATACGCTCAGGGTTTTCGCGGATGTCGCTGACAAGACAGACAAGGTGGCTGCGGGCCCGTTGGCGGAGTTCAGAAGCGCATTGGAATCCCTCTCCACCGCCCCCCCGGATACGCTGGCAGCAGCGCAATCCAGCCTGATGCGGCTGGCGACCGGTGCTACCGAACTTGCCGCGCGGATTGTCGTCAGCTTCGATGTCGGGGATGGCCCGACGCCCGAGCGCGGCGCGAAGGGCGCGGAGGCGCAAGGGTGGGCGCAGGCACTTGCCCGACAATGCCATGACGCCTTGGACGAGCTGGGCTTTCTCGCCCCATGGTTGAGGCTGCCGGCGGCTCCGGATGGGTTGGAGGAGCATGTCGCCGAACCGGTCGGTCTTATGGGAATCCCCACCCTGCGCGCACTGGCGACGGCAGGGAGCACCCGTGCCCAGGACAGGATCGCCGCCATCGAGCGCCTGGCGCTGCAGTGCGGCGAATTGGCGCAGATGGACTATGAGTTCCTGTTCGACAAGACGCGGCACCTGCTGACCATCGGATACAACGTCCAGGAGCGCCGACTGGATTCGAGTTACTACGACCTGCTGGCCTCCGAAGCGCGCCTGTGCAGCTTCGTGGCCATTGCCCAGGGGCAGGTGGCGCAGGAAAGCTGGTTCGCGCTCGGACGCCTGCTCGCCGCCGCCGGTGGCGAGCCGGTGCTGCTGTCGTGGAGCGGTTCGATGTTCGAATACCTGATGCCGCTGCTCGTGATGCCGAGCTACGACAACACGCTGCTCGACCAGACCTGCAAGGCGGCGGTGGCGCGACAGATCGAGTACGGAGTCCAGCGCGGCGTTCCCTGGGGCATTTCGGAATCCGGCTACAACACCGTCGACATGCATCTCAATTACCAGTACCGGGCCTTCGGCGTGCCGGGGCTGGGACTCAAACGCGGGCTGGCCGATGATCTGGTGATCGCGCCCTATGCCTCGGTGCTCGCGCTGATGGTGGCGCCCGAGGAGGCATGCCTGAATCTGCAACGGCTCGCGGGCGAGGGCTTCCTCGGCAAGTTCGGCTTCTTCGAAGCGATCGACTACACGCCTTCGCGGCAGCGTCGCGGGCAATCGCACGTGGTGGTGCGCTCCTTCATGGCCCACCACCAGGGCATGAGCCTGCTGGCGCTGGCCTATCTTCTGCTCGACCGCCCGATGCAGCGTCGCTTCGAGTCGGATCGGTTGTTCCAGGCAATCATGCTGCTGCTGCAGGAGCGCATCCCGAAGGCCACGGCCTTGTTCGCGCATACGGCGCAACTCTCGGACGTGCGCGCGACGTCGGGTGCTGCGGAAACGCAGATTCGGGTGTTCAACACCCCCCATACGCCGATACCCGAGGTGCAGCTGCTGTCGAACGGCCGTTACCACGTGATGGTCACGAACGCGGGGGGCGGCTACAGCCGCTGGAAGGATCTCGCCGTTACGCGCTGGCGTGAAGACGGCACCTGCGACAACCGCGGAACGTTCTGCTATGTCCGCGAAGTGACCGGCGGGGCCGGCGGTGAGTTCTGGTCGGCCGCCTATCAGCCGACGCTCAAGCGTCCGGCAACGTACGAAGCGATCTTTTCCGAAGGGCGCGCCGAATTCCGCCGCCGCGACGCGGTAGAGGGCGGCGATGGCGATTTCGAGACCTACACCGAGATCGTCGTCTCGCCCGAGGACGATATCGAGCTGCGCCGGGTCCGCATCACCAATCGATCGGGACTGCGCCGGGAGATCGAGGTCACGAGCTACGCCGAGGTCGTGATTGCGCCGCCGGCCGCCGAGGCGCTGCATCCGGCCTTCAGCAATCTTTTCGTGCAGACCGAGATCCTGCGCGAGCGGGGCGCGATCCTGTGCACGCGCCGGCCCCGCTCGGCCGGCGAGCAGGTGCCGTGGATGTTGCACCTGATGGCGGTGCATGGTGTGCACGTTGGCGAAGCCTCCTACGAGACCGATCGCCTGCGCTTCATCGGCCGTACGAGAAGCACCGCCGATCCGCTTGCGATGGGCGAGCCGGGCCCGCTCTCGGGCACCGACGGTTCGGTGCTGGATCCGATCGTCGCCATCCGTCATCGCATCGCGCTCGATCCGGAACAGTCGGTCACGATCGACATCGTGTCGGGCATCAGTGACACCCGCGACTCGGCCGTGAGCCTGCTCGGGAAATACCAGGACCGCCATCTTGCGGACCGTGTCTTCGACCTGACGTGGACCCACAGCCAGGTGGTGCTGCGGCAGCTCAATGCGAGCGAGGCCGACTCGCAGCTGCACGCACGTCTGGCGAGCTCCGTCATCCATGCCAATGCCTCCCTGCGCGCCGACCCGGCGGTGCTGATCAAGAATCGCCGCGGGCAGTCGGGGCTATGGGGTTATGCCATTTCCGGCGACTTGCCGATCGTGCTGCTGCAGATCGGGGATTCGGCCAATATCGATCTAGTACGCCAACTCGTTCAGGCCCATGCGTATTGGCGGCTCAAGGGACTCGCGGTCGACCTGGTGATCTGGAACGAGGAACACTCCGGCTACCGGCAACGACTCCAGGACCAGATCATGGGGCTGATCGCCTCGGGCATCGAGGCGAGCGTGATCGACCGGCCGGGGGGCATCTTCGTACGGCCGGCAGAGCAGATGTCGGGCGAGGACCGCATCCTGCTGCAGTCGGTTGCGCGCGCCATCATCAGCGACGGCCGCGGAACGCTGGTGGAACAGCTCGACCGTCTCCCCCTCAAAGAACCCCGGCCGCCGCGCCTGGTGCCGAGTCGCGCGCAGCGCACCGAAGACTCGTCCGCCGCCGCGCCGCCGCGCCGCGATCTGATCCTGTTCAACGGGCTCGGCGGATTCACTCCTGACGGGCGTGAGTACGTCATCACGCTCGCGCCCGGCGAGGTGACGCCGGCACCGTGGGTGAACGTCCTCGCAAATCCCCACTTCGGGACGATCGTTTCGGAGAGCGGCGCCGCTTACACCTGGAGCGAGAACGCGCACGAATTCCGCGTCACCCCTTGGCACAACGACCCGGTGAGCGACTTGGGCGGTGAAGCGCTATACCTCCGCGACGAAGAGACCGGCCAGTTCTGGTCGCCGACGCCGCTGCCTGCCGGTGCGGAGTCGTCGTATGTGGTGCGCCACGGATTCGGCTACAGCGTCTTCGAAACCCGATCTGCAGGCATCTGGTCGGAACTGCGGGTGTTCGTGGCGCTGGATGCTTCGGTCAAGTTCTCGGTGCTGAAAGTCCGGAACGAATCGGGGCGGCTGCGCCGACTCTCGGTGACCGGCTACGTCGAGTGGGTGCTGGGAGACCTCGGCGCGAAGTCGGCCATGCATGTCAGCACCGAGATCGACCCCCGCAGTGGTGCGCTGTATGCGCGCAACCCATACAGCATGGAGTTTGCCGACCGGGTGGCCTTCTTCGACGTCGATGACCCGACGCGCAACCTGAGCGGCGACCGCACGGAATTCCTCGGGCGCAACGGCACCCTGCGAAATCCGGCGGCGATGAGCCGTTCGCGCCTGTCCGGCAAGGTGGGTGCCGCCCTGGACCCCTGCGGTGCGATCCAGGTGAGTTTCGAACTGACCGACGGGCAGGAGCGCGATATCGTCTTCCGGCTGGGCGCAGGGCGCAACGTCGAAGACGCCGGCAAACTCGTGCAGCGCTTCCGTGGCAGCCTGGCCGCGCGCGGTGCGCTGGAAGCCGTGCAGCGGCACTGGAAGCACACGCTCGGCGCGGTGCAGGTGGAAACGCCCGATCCGTCCGTGAATGTGCTGACCAACGGCTGGCTGGTGTACCAGACGCTGGCCTGTCGCGTCTGGGCGCGCAGCGGTTACTACCAGTCGGGTGGCGCCTTCGGTTTCCGCGACCAGTTGCAGGATGTGATGGCGCTGATCCACGCCGAACCCGCGCTGGTGCGCGCGCACCTGCTGCTCTGCGCAAGCCGTCAGTTCCAGGAGGGCGACGTGCAGCACTGGTGGCATCCGCCGGCAGGCCGGGGGGTGCGCACGCGTTGTTCGGACGACTACCTGTGGCTGCCGCTGGCGGTGTGCCGCTATGTAACGGGCACCGGCGACGTCGCCGTGCTGGATGAGGTCGTGCACTTCCTCGAAGGCCGCCCGGTCAATCCGGAAGACGACTCCTACTACGACCTGCCCGGACGCTCGGTCGACGTCGACAGCCTGTATCAGCACTGCGTGCGAGCGATCCGCCACGGCCTGCGTTTCGGCGAGCACGGGCTGCCGCTGATCGGCGCCGGCGACTGGAACGACGGCATGAATCTGGTCGGGATCAAGGGCAAGGGCGAGAGCGTCTGGCTGGGTTTCTTCCTGTGCGAAGTGCTCAGGCAGTTCGTCGGGGTGGCGAGGGCATACGGTGATGCATCCTTTGCCGATCTGTGTGTGGAGGAGGGCGCACAGCTGCGCCGAAACATCGAGCAGCACGCCTGGGACGGCCAATGGTACCGCCGCGCCTGGTTCGACGACGGCACGCCACTCGGCTCCGCCGGCAACGTCGAATGCCGCATCGATTCGATCTCGCAGAGCTGGTCGGTGCTATCCGGGGCCGATGCCGAGGCGCGCTCGCGCATGGCCATGAAGGCGGTCGACGACCACCTCGTGCGCCGCGATTACGCGCTCGTACAGCTTCTCGATCCGCCCTTCGACAAGTCGAACCTGGACCCGGGCTACATCCGCGGCTACGTGCCGGGCGTGCGCGAGAATGGCGGGCAGTACACCCATGGGGCGATCTGGGCGGCGATGGCGTTTGCCGCGCTGGGTGACGGCGCGCATGCCTGGGAGCTGCTAACAATGATCAACCCGGTCAATCACGCGCTATCGCCGGAGGACGTCGCCACCTACAAGACCGAACCCTACGTGGTCTCGGCCGACGTCTACGCGCTCGCGCCGCACATCGGCCGCGGCGGCTGGAGTTGGTATACGGGCTCCGCGGGGTGGATGTACCGGCTGATCGTTGAATCGCTGCTGGGCCTGAGGCTGGCCGCCGGCGACACGTTGCATCTCGCCCCCTGCCTGCCCGCGGACTGGCATGCCTACAAGATCCACTACCGGTACCGGGATACCGTCTATCACATCACTGTGTCGCAAACGCGCGTCGGGGAGGCCGGCGAAAGCGGTGTGATACGCATTACGGTGGACGGCGTCGAGCGAGCCGAGAAGGCGATTCCCCTGGTCGATGACCAGCGGGAACACCTGGTCGAGGTGAGCGTGCAGGCAACATGA
- a CDS encoding AI-2E family transporter, producing the protein MDDYRKAFVIVVAALFALALYWMLAPFWSALAWGICLAFLLAPVHRRLTRKLKGRPGLSAGIITLFVPVILAGPLVSLGVAFANQVTDLINRFQQEELRFDARLLGQLEQYPYIGSIVEWLRQNLTATTEQLQRWLTSGTKMLVESLAATGGNIVLSALGTVVHFFIMLFLLFFLLRDGPKLLDRVVRLVPMEVQRRKLLLRLIGDTTRAVVYGTGLTALAQGALVGIGFAIAGLPSAVVFGVLAAVLALLPIGGAALVWVPGVLTLAINSEWGWAVFMLIWGVGVSVSDNVLRPLLISTQAPVSMLAVFIGVIGGISAFGAIGLIIGPVLLTVLVTLLRFLADTLSGQQ; encoded by the coding sequence GTGGACGACTATCGCAAGGCCTTCGTCATCGTCGTGGCCGCCCTGTTCGCCCTCGCCCTCTACTGGATGCTGGCGCCGTTCTGGAGCGCCCTGGCGTGGGGGATCTGCCTGGCCTTCCTGCTGGCGCCGGTGCATCGCCGGCTGACGCGCAAGTTGAAAGGACGCCCTGGGCTGTCGGCGGGAATCATCACCCTATTCGTTCCCGTCATTCTCGCCGGCCCACTGGTGAGCCTTGGCGTGGCATTCGCGAATCAGGTCACGGATCTGATCAACCGTTTTCAACAAGAGGAACTGCGCTTCGATGCCCGCTTGCTCGGCCAATTGGAGCAGTACCCTTACATCGGGAGTATTGTCGAATGGCTGCGTCAGAACCTCACCGCCACCACGGAGCAGCTTCAACGATGGTTGACCAGCGGGACGAAGATGCTGGTGGAGTCGCTGGCGGCCACGGGCGGCAATATTGTCCTTAGCGCCCTGGGTACGGTCGTCCACTTTTTCATCATGTTGTTCTTGCTCTTCTTCCTGCTGCGCGACGGCCCCAAGCTACTTGACCGCGTCGTGCGCCTGGTCCCCATGGAAGTGCAGCGGCGGAAACTCTTGCTCCGTTTGATCGGCGACACGACACGCGCGGTCGTCTACGGCACGGGGCTGACCGCCCTTGCCCAAGGTGCGCTGGTGGGTATCGGCTTTGCGATCGCCGGCCTGCCGTCGGCTGTCGTATTCGGCGTGCTGGCTGCGGTGCTGGCATTGCTGCCAATAGGCGGCGCCGCGCTCGTCTGGGTGCCTGGGGTCCTCACCCTGGCCATCAATTCGGAATGGGGCTGGGCGGTCTTCATGTTGATCTGGGGCGTGGGCGTGTCGGTCTCGGACAACGTCCTGCGGCCATTGTTGATTTCGACCCAGGCGCCGGTGTCGATGCTTGCAGTCTTCATCGGCGTCATCGGCGGGATATCGGCCTTCGGCGCCATCGGACTCATTATCGGGCCGGTGCTGCTCACCGTCCTTGTCACCCTGCTCCGTTTCCTTGCCGATACCTTGTCGGGCCAACAGTGA
- a CDS encoding cytochrome c, with protein sequence MLAKSILIVPFILYGTLADAAEQTTGDQPTRGALLYATHCESCHNIEIHWRDKSVVTGWTSLESEVRRWQGAAGAAWSSEDIAAVARYLNVLHYHYPAPD encoded by the coding sequence ATGCTCGCGAAATCGATCCTCATTGTGCCGTTCATCCTTTACGGGACGCTCGCCGATGCCGCAGAACAAACCACGGGCGACCAGCCGACGCGCGGAGCGCTGTTGTATGCAACGCATTGTGAGAGTTGCCACAACATTGAGATTCATTGGCGGGACAAGAGCGTCGTCACCGGCTGGACGAGCCTCGAGTCGGAAGTGCGCCGCTGGCAGGGCGCCGCGGGAGCAGCCTGGAGCAGCGAAGACATTGCAGCCGTTGCGCGCTACCTCAATGTGCTGCACTACCATTATCCTGCACCGGACTGA